One Ochotona princeps isolate mOchPri1 chromosome 25, mOchPri1.hap1, whole genome shotgun sequence genomic region harbors:
- the ZC3HAV1L gene encoding zinc finger CCCH-type antiviral protein 1-like has translation MAEPTVCSFLTKVLCANGGRMFLQDLRVHVELSEAKLRDVLLRAGPDRFLLQEVEVKEGPWDAEAEVAAGVGGGGTGPTAWRVVAVSSARLCVRYQRGDCQACDHLHFCRRHILGKCPNRDCWSTCTLSHDIHTPVNIQVLKKHGLFGLNEAQLRILLLQNDPGLLPEVCMPYNKGGDALYGYCNLKGNCNKFHVCKPFVRGECRLPACKRSHQLIHAASLKLLEDQELSVESMVNFQIISAYKHMKLHKMLESKDNSASPEYPQGFGRQGMPMVGFMGIGPLRPAPAQSARKPCAGKP, from the exons ATGGCGGAGCCCACTGTGTGTTCCTTTCTCACCAAGGTGCTGTGCGCCAACGGCGGCCGTATGTTCCTGCAGGACCTGCGCGTCCACGTGGAGCTGTCGGAGGCCAAGCTCCGGGACGTGCTGCTGCGGGCCGGGCCCGACCGCTTCCTGTTGCAGGAGGTGGAGGTGAAGGAGGGTCCCTGGGACGCCGAGGCCGAGGTGGCGGCCGGCGTGGGCGGCGGCGGTACGGGCCCCACCGCCTGGAGGGTGGTGGCCGTGTCCTCCGCGCGTCTGTGCGTCCGCTATCAGCGCGGCGACTGCCAGGCCTGCGACCATCTGCATTTCTGCCGGCGGCACATTCTGGGCAAGTGCCCCAACCGCGACTGCTG GTCTACCTGTACCCTTTCCCACGATATCCACACACCTGTCAACATCCAAGTCCTGAAAAAACATGGGCTTTTTGGCCTCAATGAAGCTCAGCTTCGGATCCTACTTTTGCAGAATGACCCCGGCCTTTTACCAGAG GTCTGTATGCCCTACAACAAGGGTGGTGATGCGCTCTATGGCTACTGCAACCTCAAGGGTAACTGCAACAAGTTTCACGTGTGCAAACCCTTTGTCCGGGGCGAGTGCAGACTTCCCGCTTGCAAGCGATCCCATCAGCTCATTCATGCCGCGTCCCTGAAGCTGCTGGAGGACCAAGAGCTGAGCGTGGAAAGCATGGTTAACTTTCAGATCATCTCTGCCTACAAGCATATGAAGCTGCACAAGATGCTTGAAAGTAAAG acaaTTCAGCTTCTCCTGAGTACCCACAGGGCTTTGGGAGACAAGGCATGCCCATGGTTGGGTTCATGGGAATCGGCCCTCTGCGCCCTGCCCCTGCTCAGTCAGCCAGGAAACCCTGCGCAGGCAAACCTTAA